The genomic region AGCTTCAGGAAGGACTCATCGTGGATGAGAAGCTCTACCGTGTCACCAACTATGTCACTTCGATGCGTGCCGGACTGTTCAATGTAGCCGCCGCTGCCGGGGTCGATTCACCGACCAAGATCGAGCGGAAGCATATCGTCTATAAGGATGGACAGGGTCGCATTTCATCAGTGGAAAGCATGATGGAGAAGCTTCAAAAATAAACATTTGATATAGGGGGGATCTTTTGGAACAGGTGGTATTCCTCATCGCCCTCACGTCATTTCTGCTTGCGCTCATATTTCTGGGCGTGAACATCATAAGGCTGGGATTCATGCCGGCCCTTTCAATCAGGACACGACTGTCCCAACTGGCATTGGTGTTTATGGGGATCTATGTCATCTTCCTGATTTCATTTCTCGTGATGGTAAATTGATGCTTATTTTCTAGACTCTCTGAACGGAGAAAGCAGAACAGTAACTGAAAGCCGGTCAGCACCCGATGATGGGGTGCCGACCGGCTTTTGTTGCTTCCTATGCCTTGGAACGATAACTGACATTGTGCGCCTGGAGTGATTCATCCTTGCCGAAAAGAAAATGCTTTTCCATATTGGGGGAATACTTGGAGTTGACGGTTTCTACACCGACGGCTTCCGCAACGGAGCGGAGCATGGCGGGAGAGGCCCCGCAGCACAATCCAATGTAGTTGACGCCTATATCCTTGGCGCTCTTTGCCCATTCGGCCAGCTCATATCGGTTATGGTAGAGCGGGTCGAGTGAAGTCGGGAATGTCGTCTCGAGCGGCAGGTGGCAGCTGCATCCGCCGTCAGGCAGATTAAAGAAGGTCGGATGTTCCTCTGTAGTCCGGTAAGGGATCGGCAGGCCCCCCACGTAGCCATCGACTGATGCACGTATCTTCTCGAGATAGGGCTGCATGGTATCAGGCCCGCGGAAGCAGTTCATCCCTACCACCAACGCACCTTTTTCGGATAGTATCCTGCAGGACTCCTCTACCGTAAAGCCATCCCTCAATATATTCTCTCCCATCAATCCCATCGTGATGACAGCCGGTATGCCGTGTCTTTGGATTTCTTCGAGAGCGATCACTGCTTCCTCATGATAATAGAATGTCTCTCCATTAATGTAGTCCACTTCCTCCTCCTTGCACCACTGGACCATCTCCCTGAACATCTGCCTCACCTGATCTTTTGATTCAGGGTTGTCCGGATCAAAGATGTTCGTATTGGAGATGTTGCCTGCTACCAGTGACTCTTCTGTCGGATGCTCCTTTGCCACTTCTTTTGCCAGCCGGATCGCATTTCTATTCAGAGGTTCCAGCAGCTCCTCCTTGCCGATGATCCGCATCTTCTCCCTGTGGGCGTTATATGTGAAGGCCAGGACGACATCGGAACCTGCATTCATGTAGTCGCGGTATGTCTGCTTGAGCGCCTCCGGATTATCCAATGCCACTTCGGGTACGAATGAGCCTGCCTGCAGATACCCTCTGCGTTCCAATTCGAATAGATATCCTTCTCCCGCGATGACGGGACCGTCCTCGAGTCTTTCTTCCAAACTGCGTTTCATATGAATCTCCCCCTTAAATTTAAAGAAAAGGTCTGGAATGAAGTCAACCTGATCTTTTTGATTAGGACAAGTCTATCATGATATTCAGGGTGTAAAATAATACTGATTATTCATGTATGGATATAGCGTTTGGCTATATCGAAGGGAATATGATGAATTCTCCTGAATAATATAAATAAATCTATTTATTGATTAAATCGTATAAAAAATTATATAATGACTTTGAAATCAAATGTGGGGGCGTAACATATGGAAGAATCGAAGAAAATTTTAGAGGGGTTCATCCCGGTTGCGAAATCCAACGCAAAGATGTTCGGGCCGAACTGTGAGGTCGTCATCCATGATTTGACGCACCCGCAGAATTCAGTGATGTTCACCGTCAATAATCACGTGACGGGCAGGGAGGTCGGCCAATCTTTTGATCATTTGGTCAAGACGGTACTGCAGGATGAAGACTTCAAGGAGGACCACCTGTCGGGCTATACATTCACGACCGAAGATGGACGGCTGATCCGTTCCTCGACTTCTTTGATACGTGATTCCGAGAGAAAGGTCATCGGTGCCTATTGTGTGAACTTTGATGTCGACGCACTGAACCGGATGCAGCAGTTCATGGATGACTTCCTGCCGGCACAGGCTGACGCGCAGGTGGAAAAAGACGAGGCGGATGAGGACCTTGAAAATGTCGAGGAGATAGTCGACCAGCTAATCCAGCAGATCATTAAAACCAGTGTGCATCCGGCAATGAAGCGCCATGAGAAAGTCGAATTGATACGGTTCATGGAAGAAAAGGGCATCTTCCTGATGAAAGGTTCGGTTGAGAAGGTTGCTTCTCTGCTGGGCATCTCCAAAGTGACCGTCTACAGTTATCTGGATGAAATCAAAAATAAATGAAAATAGGAGTGTCATCATGAAGCAGATCTTTGAAGTGGGAAATTTAAAATCAAATGGACATTATGCCTTGGCGACCATACATGGAGATACCGTGTATATATCCGGACAATTCGCGGTTGACCCGGAAACCCGGGAAAAGAAGTTAGGACCGATTGAAGAGGAGACACTGCAGGCACTCAAGAATGTGGAGGCCATTGTGGAAGCGGCCGGCAGCACGAAAGAGCAGATTGTGCGCATGAATCTGTATATCCCGGATGTAAAGCTGTGGGATAAGGTGGACGGCGTCTACAAGGAATTCTTCGGCGGGCACAAACCTGCCCGTACCGTGATACCGACGAACGAACTTCATTTTGGCTTCAAAATTGAAGTGGATGCCATCGCATATATCTAAGTATATTTTTTTGCATGAGGCGTATAAAAAAGTCTAATTAATATAAAAGATTATTTGAAAGGGTTGAGAAATGTGGAACAGTTCATCTGCAGCAGCTGTGGTAGAAAGCACGAGATTACTCCAACGTTATGGAAATGTGA from Salinicoccus sp. RF5 harbors:
- a CDS encoding transcriptional regulator, which translates into the protein MEESKKILEGFIPVAKSNAKMFGPNCEVVIHDLTHPQNSVMFTVNNHVTGREVGQSFDHLVKTVLQDEDFKEDHLSGYTFTTEDGRLIRSSTSLIRDSERKVIGAYCVNFDVDALNRMQQFMDDFLPAQADAQVEKDEADEDLENVEEIVDQLIQQIIKTSVHPAMKRHEKVELIRFMEEKGIFLMKGSVEKVASLLGISKVTVYSYLDEIKNK
- a CDS encoding homocysteine S-methyltransferase family protein, coding for MKRSLEERLEDGPVIAGEGYLFELERRGYLQAGSFVPEVALDNPEALKQTYRDYMNAGSDVVLAFTYNAHREKMRIIGKEELLEPLNRNAIRLAKEVAKEHPTEESLVAGNISNTNIFDPDNPESKDQVRQMFREMVQWCKEEEVDYINGETFYYHEEAVIALEEIQRHGIPAVITMGLMGENILRDGFTVEESCRILSEKGALVVGMNCFRGPDTMQPYLEKIRASVDGYVGGLPIPYRTTEEHPTFFNLPDGGCSCHLPLETTFPTSLDPLYHNRYELAEWAKSAKDIGVNYIGLCCGASPAMLRSVAEAVGVETVNSKYSPNMEKHFLFGKDESLQAHNVSYRSKA
- a CDS encoding RidA family protein; the protein is MKQIFEVGNLKSNGHYALATIHGDTVYISGQFAVDPETREKKLGPIEEETLQALKNVEAIVEAAGSTKEQIVRMNLYIPDVKLWDKVDGVYKEFFGGHKPARTVIPTNELHFGFKIEVDAIAYI